Proteins from one Streptomyces sp. NBC_00289 genomic window:
- a CDS encoding type VII secretion system-associated protein produces MADLTHLDAQKLKTFRENDLATFITALKNIVKDDPNGILALHSIVKGTIPAAYMDENPVLGIGLMTGDDTVYGKTLVASALGSAKSIDDILGDQKILFDDIDDSLEETITTLLHTQGSTLESISGEKLLDVWSGVDEDLEDAGSSDD; encoded by the coding sequence ATGGCGGACCTGACCCATCTCGACGCCCAGAAGCTCAAGACGTTCAGGGAGAACGACCTGGCCACGTTCATCACGGCCCTCAAGAACATCGTGAAGGACGACCCCAACGGGATCCTGGCCCTGCACAGCATCGTGAAGGGAACCATCCCCGCCGCGTACATGGACGAGAACCCCGTCCTCGGCATCGGCCTCATGACGGGCGACGACACGGTCTACGGCAAGACACTGGTGGCGTCGGCCCTGGGGTCCGCGAAGTCCATCGACGACATCCTCGGCGATCAGAAGATCCTCTTCGACGACATCGACGACAGCCTGGAGGAGACCATCACCACCCTCCTCCACACCCAGGGCAGCACGCTGGAGAGCATCAGCGGCGAGAAGCTGCTCGACGTCTGGTCCGGAGTCGACGAGGACCTGGAGGACGCGGGGTCGTCCGACGACTGA